The proteins below are encoded in one region of Alistipes indistinctus YIT 12060:
- a CDS encoding fimbrillin family protein yields MKKQMMMLLAIAAMAGCSKSEVVDTPNGDGNTPIKLKTFVGKSVKATETKTDNLTAFQMTAYTTSAAFPGTASTDEPTPFIASQLVSRTGESSPYSWPYTGPQYWPQGKKVSFFAYAPATDVTYVAPTGAGWPGFTYTVAAEASQADLVVAQRTSQDATSNNGSVALNFNHALSQILFSAKCANADFTAVVKTIELSGIQNAGTYTYATSASEGTAIEGAWSSVSGTASYAYLTNGTAAIAKTTSDPIAGTNGALMLMPQALTGAKLKVVYSVTLGTGETAQTFDVTKENVELKGTWAPGMKYTYDLTLVSDAKQITLDPSVKPWTEGTITDQPSL; encoded by the coding sequence ATGAAAAAACAAATGATGATGCTTCTTGCCATAGCAGCTATGGCAGGTTGTTCGAAGAGCGAAGTCGTGGATACCCCCAACGGCGACGGTAACACCCCGATCAAACTGAAAACCTTCGTGGGTAAATCGGTCAAAGCTACGGAAACGAAGACCGACAACCTGACAGCTTTCCAGATGACGGCTTACACCACCTCTGCCGCGTTCCCGGGTACGGCTTCGACCGATGAACCCACCCCTTTCATCGCATCGCAATTAGTATCGCGTACCGGCGAGAGCAGCCCTTACAGCTGGCCTTATACCGGCCCGCAGTACTGGCCGCAGGGCAAAAAGGTCTCCTTCTTCGCTTACGCGCCTGCCACCGATGTGACTTATGTCGCTCCCACGGGCGCAGGCTGGCCCGGCTTTACCTACACGGTAGCGGCAGAAGCATCCCAGGCGGACCTGGTCGTGGCGCAGCGCACCAGCCAGGACGCAACTTCGAACAACGGCAGCGTGGCGCTGAATTTCAACCACGCGCTCTCGCAAATCCTCTTCTCGGCCAAATGTGCAAACGCCGATTTTACCGCAGTGGTCAAGACGATCGAGCTGAGCGGTATCCAGAACGCGGGTACCTATACTTACGCAACCTCCGCCTCTGAAGGCACCGCCATCGAAGGCGCATGGAGCAGTGTCTCCGGTACCGCAAGCTACGCTTACCTGACGAACGGCACTGCAGCGATCGCCAAAACGACCAGCGATCCGATCGCGGGCACCAACGGCGCACTGATGCTGATGCCGCAGGCGCTCACGGGCGCGAAACTCAAGGTGGTTTATTCTGTTACCCTCGGCACCGGCGAAACCGCGCAGACTTTCGACGTGACCAAAGAAAATGTGGAACTCAAAGGAACCTGGGCTCCGGGCATGAAGTACACCTACGACCTGACCCTTGTTTCGGATGCTAAGCAGATTACGCTCGATCCGAGTGTCAAACCTTGGACCGAAGGTACAATCACCGATCAGCCCTCCCTGTAA
- a CDS encoding DUF3575 domain-containing protein, whose translation MFRHRSRKRLPPASPSRTAGPPSTASASSPSTPTHFASLSPVGQNDRRQRQDSPPARWAIKTNLLYWAALAPNLEAELGLGHRWSVGLEALCAWWSNERAHRYYQLFAAGPEVRFRFAGPGRFHGHYVGLYGSAGFYDLENRKTGYQGDFWSAGITYGYQLPVGRSFGVEFAVGAGMIGSSYKTYEPRDGLYVYQQTKRIRYTGLTKARISLLWRFGGKGGRL comes from the coding sequence CTGTTCCGGCATCGCTCCCGGAAACGGCTCCCCCCGGCCTCTCCGTCCCGAACCGCCGGCCCCCCCTCAACGGCTTCTGCATCGTCCCCTTCCACACCCACTCACTTCGCATCCCTTTCACCGGTCGGACAAAACGACCGTCGCCAGCGGCAGGATTCCCCGCCCGCCCGCTGGGCAATCAAAACCAACCTTTTATATTGGGCGGCACTCGCCCCCAACCTCGAAGCCGAACTCGGCCTGGGCCACCGTTGGTCGGTAGGCCTCGAAGCGTTGTGCGCCTGGTGGTCGAACGAAAGAGCCCACCGCTACTACCAGCTGTTCGCCGCCGGCCCCGAGGTGCGGTTCCGCTTCGCCGGGCCCGGGCGTTTCCACGGCCATTACGTCGGCCTGTACGGCAGCGCGGGATTCTACGACCTCGAAAACCGGAAGACCGGCTACCAGGGGGATTTCTGGTCGGCGGGAATCACTTACGGCTACCAGCTTCCGGTAGGCCGCAGTTTCGGGGTCGAATTCGCCGTCGGCGCCGGCATGATCGGCTCCAGTTACAAAACTTACGAACCGCGGGACGGCCTCTATGTCTACCAACAGACCAAACGCATCCGATATACCGGGCTGACCAAAGCCCGTATCTCACTGCTGTGGCGTTTCGGCGGGAAAGGGGGACGGTTATGA
- a CDS encoding cation:proton antiporter domain-containing protein, whose product MAHLNPLISDLALILGVAGIITLLFKKLKQPVVLGYIVAGFLCSGNFLLEGVSNVDNVNIWAEIGIIFLLFSLGLEFSFNKLMEVGGPALMTAMVIIAGMMCTGFMAGRMLHWTTTDSIFLGGMLSMSSTTIIIKAFDDLGLRNRKFTGQVFGVLIVEDLFAVVLLVLFSTLYMQKNVEEADIAGRLFKLLFFLVSWFVVAIYLIPSLLRRVRRLLNAETLLVISLGLCLGMVVLANSVGFSSALGAFVMGSVLAGTSEAKAIEKVMAPVKDLFGAVFFVSVGMLVEPPLLWQYMGPILLLTLVVIAGQIFYGTIGFLISGQDLRLSLQSSFSLAQIGEFAFIIAALGLTLGVTSSFLYPVAVAVSVITTFTTPFVIKQSEPAYRWLEGHLPRRFKMFLARYSAASQSAENQSAWRQLLKRSLLSISFYSILLGGLVWVAVTYYMPWVEEWVPGFWGNILSTTTTILAMAPLLWALALRHLNRKLFAALWKDPRFNHGLLVGLMLLRFFLSAAFVMAVLVHLYSYRWGTIIGFLLILLSIAVFWKRIKHNFLHFERRFYANLHAVDRDKITVLDKRTKFLHLARLTVSADSRFVGKSLRTLDLRTRRGITIVSIQRGSRKINIPHSDDILLPADRIAVVGTDAELKRFAAEVEVEPAAPTSGVDEVVMRQFSVSPSSVLVGMTVSQFVVMCGGEGIVIGIERQDGTFVEPLGLVRFRPYDLVWVAGTREPLRKLLGSDALPVRKDPGKGAGHGLLMRIGARLWLWLTGRSR is encoded by the coding sequence ATGGCACACCTTAATCCGCTGATTTCCGACCTCGCGCTGATTCTGGGCGTGGCGGGTATCATCACACTGCTGTTCAAAAAACTGAAACAGCCGGTCGTGCTGGGCTACATCGTCGCCGGATTCCTTTGCAGCGGGAATTTCCTGCTCGAAGGGGTGTCGAACGTGGATAACGTGAATATCTGGGCCGAGATCGGCATCATCTTCCTGCTCTTTTCGCTCGGGCTCGAGTTCAGCTTCAACAAATTGATGGAGGTGGGCGGCCCCGCGCTGATGACGGCGATGGTGATCATCGCCGGGATGATGTGCACCGGCTTTATGGCCGGACGCATGCTGCACTGGACCACGACCGACAGTATTTTCCTCGGCGGCATGCTGTCCATGTCCTCGACCACGATCATCATCAAGGCGTTCGACGACCTGGGCCTGCGTAACCGCAAATTTACCGGGCAGGTGTTCGGCGTACTGATCGTCGAAGACCTGTTCGCCGTGGTGCTGCTCGTGCTGTTTTCGACCCTTTACATGCAGAAGAACGTCGAAGAGGCAGATATTGCAGGACGGTTGTTCAAACTGCTCTTTTTCCTCGTTTCGTGGTTCGTTGTGGCGATTTACCTGATCCCGTCGCTGTTGCGGCGCGTACGGCGGTTGCTCAATGCCGAGACGTTGCTGGTCATTTCGCTGGGCCTGTGCCTCGGTATGGTCGTGCTGGCCAATTCGGTCGGCTTTTCGTCGGCCCTCGGCGCGTTCGTAATGGGCTCGGTACTGGCCGGGACCTCCGAAGCCAAAGCGATCGAAAAAGTGATGGCGCCGGTCAAAGACCTCTTTGGGGCGGTTTTTTTCGTGTCGGTCGGCATGCTGGTCGAACCTCCGCTGCTGTGGCAGTATATGGGACCGATCCTGTTGCTTACCCTCGTGGTGATTGCAGGGCAGATTTTTTACGGGACGATCGGTTTCCTGATTTCGGGACAGGATTTGCGCTTGTCGCTGCAATCCTCTTTTTCGCTCGCGCAGATCGGAGAGTTCGCCTTTATTATCGCGGCGCTCGGGCTTACGCTCGGTGTGACCAGTTCGTTCCTCTATCCGGTGGCGGTGGCCGTTTCGGTGATTACCACCTTCACAACGCCTTTCGTAATTAAGCAGAGCGAGCCTGCCTACCGCTGGCTCGAGGGGCATTTGCCTCGGAGGTTCAAGATGTTTCTCGCCCGGTACAGTGCGGCGTCGCAGAGCGCCGAGAACCAGAGCGCATGGCGGCAGCTGCTCAAGCGCTCGCTGCTCAGCATATCGTTTTACAGCATCCTGCTGGGAGGGTTGGTGTGGGTGGCCGTGACCTACTATATGCCGTGGGTCGAGGAGTGGGTCCCGGGATTCTGGGGGAATATCCTCTCGACCACGACGACGATCCTGGCGATGGCGCCGCTGCTGTGGGCACTGGCGCTGAGACATTTGAACCGCAAGTTGTTCGCGGCGCTGTGGAAAGATCCGCGTTTCAACCACGGCCTGCTCGTCGGGCTGATGCTGCTGAGGTTCTTCCTTTCGGCCGCATTCGTGATGGCGGTACTTGTGCATCTTTATTCGTACCGCTGGGGGACGATCATCGGTTTCCTGCTGATCCTGCTTTCGATAGCGGTCTTCTGGAAACGGATCAAACATAATTTTCTCCATTTCGAAAGGCGTTTCTACGCGAACCTACATGCGGTTGACCGCGATAAGATCACGGTGCTGGACAAGCGCACGAAGTTCCTGCACCTGGCACGGCTTACCGTTTCGGCCGACAGCCGTTTCGTCGGCAAGAGCCTGCGGACGCTCGACCTGCGCACGCGCAGGGGCATCACCATCGTGTCGATCCAGCGCGGCAGCCGTAAGATCAACATTCCCCATTCGGACGATATCCTGCTGCCGGCCGACCGGATTGCGGTGGTGGGTACGGATGCCGAACTGAAGCGTTTTGCCGCCGAAGTGGAGGTCGAACCCGCTGCACCTACTTCCGGAGTGGACGAAGTGGTGATGCGGCAGTTTTCGGTAAGTCCTTCTTCGGTGCTGGTGGGGATGACCGTCTCGCAGTTCGTCGTGATGTGCGGCGGCGAGGGGATCGTGATCGGGATCGAACGGCAGGACGGGACTTTCGTCGAGCCGCTGGGGCTGGTCCGTTTCCGTCCCTACGACCTGGTGTGGGTGGCGGGTACCCGGGAACCCCTGCGCAAACTGCTCGGCAGCGATGCGCTTCCGGTTCGGAAGGACCCGGGAAAAGGCGCCGGTCACGGACTCCTGATGCGGATCGGCGCGCGGCTGTGGCTGTGGCTTACCGGGCGGAGCCGTTAA
- the dusB gene encoding tRNA dihydrouridine synthase DusB, whose product MKIATIDLGEKPLFLAPMEDVTDPSFRFMCKRYGADMVYTEFIPSDGLIRDASKALAKLNIFDYERPVGIQLYGHEIEPMVEAARMAEAAGPDLIDINFGCPVRKIAGRGAGSGMMRDVPKMVEMTRRIVGAVKLPVTVKTRLGWDDDSKNIVEIAERLQDVGIAALTIHGRTRAQMYRGEADWTLIGEVKRNPRMTIPVIGNGDIGSPQQAAGAFDRYGVDGVMIGRATYGRPWIFTEIRHYLTTGRLMPQPSVRERVELAKLHLDKSLEFKGEKGGVLEMRRHLSCYFKGLPDFKATRLKLVTLFDPDEIRATLDYVAETWGDFDASEIVPQPLSHNV is encoded by the coding sequence GTGAAAATAGCAACGATCGACCTCGGCGAGAAGCCGCTCTTTCTGGCTCCGATGGAGGATGTGACCGACCCTTCGTTCCGCTTCATGTGCAAGCGGTACGGGGCCGATATGGTCTATACCGAGTTTATCCCCAGCGACGGGTTGATCCGCGACGCGTCGAAGGCGCTCGCCAAACTCAACATCTTCGACTACGAACGGCCGGTGGGCATCCAGCTGTACGGCCACGAGATCGAACCGATGGTCGAGGCCGCGCGCATGGCCGAAGCGGCCGGACCCGACCTGATCGACATCAATTTCGGCTGTCCGGTGCGCAAGATCGCCGGGCGCGGGGCGGGCAGCGGCATGATGCGCGACGTGCCGAAGATGGTCGAGATGACGCGCCGGATCGTCGGGGCGGTGAAACTGCCCGTGACGGTCAAGACGCGGCTGGGGTGGGACGACGATTCGAAGAATATCGTCGAGATCGCCGAGCGGTTGCAGGACGTGGGCATTGCGGCGCTGACGATCCACGGCCGCACCCGGGCGCAGATGTACCGCGGCGAGGCGGACTGGACGCTGATCGGCGAGGTGAAGCGCAATCCGCGCATGACGATTCCCGTCATCGGCAACGGCGACATCGGTTCGCCGCAACAGGCCGCCGGGGCGTTCGACCGCTACGGCGTGGACGGCGTGATGATCGGGCGGGCCACCTACGGCCGTCCGTGGATCTTTACTGAAATACGTCATTACTTGACCACAGGTCGGCTTATGCCACAGCCCTCGGTGCGCGAGCGGGTCGAGCTGGCGAAACTGCACCTGGACAAGTCGCTGGAATTCAAAGGGGAAAAGGGGGGCGTGCTGGAGATGCGCCGCCACTTGTCGTGTTATTTCAAAGGACTGCCCGATTTCAAGGCGACGCGGCTGAAGCTGGTGACGCTGTTCGATCCGGACGAAATCCGCGCGACGCTCGACTATGTGGCCGAGACGTGGGGCGACTTCGACGCGTCGGAGATCGTGCCGCAACCGCTTTCGCACAACGTGTGA
- a CDS encoding DUF5119 domain-containing protein, which produces MNIRRPHILRAAAVTAACLAALCCNACRKTLTYDYRGIPVRVSFDWEGVGAKPEGMRVIFYPLDREGTPYVDNIAPDGGTVELPSGRYAVVMFNNDSETILIDGEKSFGTIRAYTRTVTTVDPSLANVGSGGGLLDARAETAAGIPVVNRPDKLFGVSIGELSVGGETSRGSEQALRVKPAALVSQYCLCQQVVGGEFVQRVRGAVAGVPCSIMLGSQRPVAAASYIPADCARTEGNVVTATFTCFGTAVLQEEPKPVTITLELTLPDASRQVAQTNVTQVVAQAAPSDPTTDPPAPTPVPDQIVIEYTPPEGGGGVDVGVGDWGEEIVPLPLGTRAVPGRRTTVGSPIGYRRRTTTPEAPRTGELTTRKPTS; this is translated from the coding sequence ATGAATATCCGCAGGCCACATATCCTCCGCGCCGCCGCCGTCACCGCCGCCTGCCTCGCCGCCCTGTGCTGCAACGCCTGCCGCAAGACGCTCACCTACGATTACCGGGGCATCCCGGTACGCGTCTCTTTCGACTGGGAGGGCGTGGGCGCCAAACCCGAAGGCATGCGGGTGATCTTCTACCCGCTCGACCGCGAGGGCACTCCCTACGTCGACAATATCGCTCCGGACGGGGGCACCGTCGAACTGCCTTCGGGCCGTTACGCAGTAGTGATGTTCAACAACGACTCCGAGACGATCCTGATCGACGGCGAGAAGAGTTTCGGTACGATCCGGGCCTACACGCGCACGGTAACCACGGTCGACCCTTCCCTGGCGAACGTGGGATCGGGCGGCGGCCTGCTCGACGCACGCGCCGAAACGGCCGCCGGGATTCCGGTGGTGAACCGTCCGGACAAACTGTTCGGCGTGTCGATCGGCGAACTGTCCGTGGGCGGCGAAACCTCGCGCGGCAGCGAGCAGGCGTTGCGGGTCAAGCCCGCTGCGCTCGTCTCGCAATACTGCCTGTGCCAGCAGGTCGTCGGCGGCGAGTTCGTGCAGCGCGTCCGCGGCGCCGTCGCAGGCGTTCCCTGCTCGATCATGCTCGGCAGCCAGCGACCCGTGGCCGCGGCTTCGTACATCCCGGCCGACTGCGCCCGAACCGAAGGCAACGTGGTCACGGCCACCTTTACCTGCTTCGGCACCGCCGTCCTGCAGGAAGAGCCGAAACCGGTCACGATCACGCTCGAACTGACGCTACCGGACGCATCGCGGCAGGTAGCGCAGACCAACGTCACGCAGGTCGTGGCGCAGGCCGCACCGTCCGATCCGACGACCGATCCGCCCGCACCTACGCCGGTTCCCGACCAGATCGTCATCGAGTACACCCCGCCCGAAGGCGGAGGCGGTGTGGATGTCGGGGTCGGCGACTGGGGCGAGGAGATCGTTCCGCTCCCGCTGGGCACCCGCGCTGTGCCGGGCCGCCGTACGACAGTGGGCAGCCCCATAGGATACCGGCGCCGCACAACCACCCCCGAAGCACCGCGGACAGGCGAACTTACAACCAGAAAACCAACCAGTTAA
- a CDS encoding penicillin-binding protein has product MAEPRKPDIKKSILNRVRMLYILFFAVGVAIAGKILYIQYGPGGESLRSKGERISYERVAIEADRGDVLAWDGRLLATSVPMYEVRMDFAAQGLADSVFRKYADSLAGALATFFGDKSKNAYLILLNRAYSNKSKNRFTQIAPRRVNHLEIKQISQFPILRLGQNRGGFIPVQINKRLLPNGPMASRTIGRVNEAGRKWGVEGAFDSVLRGTDGNMLMQRISGSFKIPVPDALSVAPVDGIDVVTTLDIDVQDVAENALRKQLELGDADWGTAVLMEVSTGEIRAITNLTRKGEGKFVEDFNYAVGMNLEPGSTFKLASLMTLLDDAGASLEEHYDTGDGRMMIGRARVVDSHACGDVTLREVFEHSSNVGFALAVNKYYKENPRRFVDHLYKMGLGMPLDLQIPGGADPVIFRPGDASWSGVTLTMMSYGYALRLTPLKTLSFYNAVANDGKMVRPMFVKELKQYGQTLRTFPPEVMVPSIGSPKVIAQVQEALRGVVNDGTARGLKNPYYSVAGKTGTAQIAMGRHGYTDRFGGRHYLATLVGYFPADKPRYSCIVAIKTYNGPGRRGTYYGASLAGPVFRAIADRVYARNTSWQTPLSERSDKADGVPALKSGRADEVRRVARRFDVPYTPERGVQWQCLAKADSTGMELAPLSGEPSGAVPQVVGMGIKEAIYLLEREGLRVAFSGTGCVRSQSIPAGAPAQRGALVVLQLGAGRPEVRPRAVKSDASAGPER; this is encoded by the coding sequence ATGGCCGAGCCACGCAAACCCGATATCAAGAAGAGCATCCTGAACCGTGTGCGGATGCTTTACATCCTCTTTTTTGCGGTGGGGGTGGCCATTGCCGGCAAAATACTATATATCCAATACGGGCCCGGCGGCGAAAGCCTGCGCAGCAAGGGCGAGCGGATCTCCTACGAACGGGTGGCCATAGAGGCCGACCGCGGAGATGTCCTCGCGTGGGACGGACGGCTGCTGGCCACCTCCGTGCCGATGTACGAAGTGCGGATGGATTTCGCGGCACAGGGGCTCGCCGATTCGGTGTTCCGCAAATATGCCGATTCGCTGGCCGGGGCGCTGGCTACCTTTTTCGGCGACAAAAGCAAGAACGCTTACCTGATCCTGCTTAACCGCGCTTACAGCAACAAGAGCAAGAATCGTTTCACGCAGATCGCTCCGCGTCGTGTAAATCACCTTGAAATCAAACAAATATCCCAATTCCCGATCCTAAGGCTCGGCCAGAACCGGGGCGGGTTTATTCCCGTGCAGATCAACAAACGACTGCTGCCCAACGGGCCGATGGCCTCGCGCACGATCGGCCGCGTCAACGAGGCGGGACGAAAATGGGGCGTCGAGGGAGCGTTCGACAGCGTGCTGCGCGGGACCGACGGCAATATGCTGATGCAGCGCATTTCGGGCAGTTTCAAGATTCCTGTGCCCGACGCGCTGAGCGTGGCGCCGGTGGACGGGATCGACGTGGTGACGACGCTCGATATCGACGTGCAGGACGTGGCCGAAAACGCGCTGCGCAAACAGTTGGAGCTGGGTGATGCCGACTGGGGTACGGCCGTGCTGATGGAGGTTTCCACCGGCGAGATACGTGCGATCACGAACCTGACGCGCAAGGGGGAGGGTAAGTTTGTCGAGGATTTCAATTATGCCGTCGGCATGAACCTCGAACCGGGTTCCACGTTTAAACTGGCGTCGCTGATGACGCTGCTCGACGATGCGGGCGCGAGCCTCGAGGAGCATTACGACACGGGCGACGGGCGGATGATGATCGGCCGGGCGCGGGTGGTCGATTCGCACGCGTGCGGAGACGTGACCCTGCGCGAGGTGTTCGAACACTCGTCGAACGTGGGTTTCGCGCTGGCCGTGAACAAATATTATAAAGAGAACCCCCGGCGTTTTGTCGATCACCTTTATAAAATGGGGCTCGGTATGCCGCTCGATTTGCAGATTCCCGGCGGGGCGGACCCGGTTATTTTCCGGCCGGGCGACGCTTCGTGGAGCGGCGTGACCCTTACGATGATGTCCTACGGGTATGCGCTGCGGCTGACGCCGCTCAAAACGCTCAGCTTTTACAACGCGGTGGCCAACGACGGCAAGATGGTGCGCCCGATGTTCGTCAAGGAGCTCAAACAGTACGGCCAGACGCTGCGCACCTTCCCGCCCGAGGTGATGGTCCCTTCGATCGGTTCGCCCAAGGTGATCGCGCAGGTGCAGGAGGCGCTGCGCGGAGTGGTGAACGACGGTACCGCGCGCGGGCTCAAGAATCCCTATTATTCGGTGGCGGGCAAGACCGGAACCGCGCAGATCGCGATGGGCCGGCACGGTTATACTGACCGTTTCGGCGGCCGGCACTACCTGGCCACGCTGGTGGGGTATTTCCCGGCCGACAAGCCCCGCTACAGTTGTATTGTCGCGATCAAGACCTACAACGGGCCGGGCCGCCGCGGCACCTATTACGGCGCATCGCTGGCCGGGCCGGTGTTCCGTGCGATTGCCGACCGCGTTTACGCCCGCAACACGTCGTGGCAGACGCCGCTGTCGGAGCGGAGCGATAAGGCGGACGGAGTTCCGGCGCTCAAAAGCGGCCGGGCCGACGAGGTGCGCCGCGTGGCGCGCCGGTTCGACGTGCCCTATACACCGGAACGGGGCGTGCAGTGGCAGTGCCTTGCGAAAGCCGATTCGACCGGAATGGAACTGGCGCCCCTCTCCGGGGAGCCGTCCGGAGCCGTGCCCCAGGTGGTCGGCATGGGGATCAAAGAGGCGATCTACCTGCTCGAGCGCGAGGGGCTGCGCGTCGCGTTCAGCGGCACGGGCTGTGTCCGGAGCCAGTCCATTCCCGCGGGCGCTCCCGCGCAGCGGGGCGCGCTGGTGGTGTTGCAGCTGGGGGCCGGGCGGCCCGAGGTGCGCCCCCGGGCCGTGAAATCCGATGCGTCCGCCGGGCCTGAGCGGTAG
- a CDS encoding acyl-CoA thioesterase produces MALEALKTCRLIKSEDLNHHGTLFAGRCAEWFVESGFIAVAAKLDPRTVVCLKIHGMEFLHPVTLGSVLTFESRIVATGRSTIVVYVKSFESKTPDRIYSDGFITFCHVDEHTHACPHGLSASPETPEEIELNLAAKELLARRKKA; encoded by the coding sequence ATGGCATTGGAAGCATTGAAAACCTGCCGCCTGATCAAGAGCGAAGACCTGAACCACCACGGGACGCTCTTCGCCGGCAGGTGTGCGGAGTGGTTTGTGGAGTCGGGTTTTATCGCCGTGGCGGCGAAACTTGACCCGCGAACGGTGGTTTGTCTCAAAATTCATGGAATGGAGTTCCTGCACCCGGTGACGCTCGGCAGTGTGCTTACCTTCGAGAGCCGCATCGTTGCGACGGGACGCAGCACGATTGTCGTTTACGTCAAATCGTTCGAGAGCAAGACCCCCGATCGTATCTATTCCGACGGGTTCATCACGTTCTGCCATGTGGACGAGCATACGCACGCCTGTCCGCACGGATTGTCGGCCAGTCCCGAGACGCCCGAGGAGATCGAACTGAACCTCGCCGCCAAAGAGTTGCTGGCACGCAGGAAAAAAGCGTGA
- a CDS encoding FtsL-like putative cell division protein — protein MSEKSRHSVSEEWHEAAAADGCVPGTSGTSGVSGASGMASHGRGHASEIPASGRDNVSGDAETPRPKRPSWVERNVAQVLSGNILTRAEVRRMYPYVLFIAVLMFLYIANGYHIQKLHRRHDRISEQIKELRSRSLTLSSIRMTATRQSEIIKELEARGIPLQESLTPPKIIDK, from the coding sequence ATGAGCGAAAAGAGCAGACATAGCGTGTCGGAGGAGTGGCATGAAGCGGCAGCCGCGGATGGGTGCGTTCCAGGCACTTCGGGCACTTCCGGAGTTTCGGGCGCGTCAGGCATGGCATCGCACGGGCGGGGACACGCATCCGAAATCCCGGCTTCCGGACGGGACAATGTTTCCGGCGACGCGGAAACCCCGCGGCCGAAACGGCCGTCGTGGGTCGAACGCAATGTGGCGCAAGTGCTGTCGGGTAACATTCTCACGCGTGCCGAGGTACGTCGTATGTATCCCTACGTGCTGTTTATCGCGGTGCTGATGTTCCTCTATATCGCCAACGGCTACCACATTCAGAAACTGCACCGCCGGCACGACCGGATTTCCGAACAGATCAAAGAACTGCGCTCGCGTTCGCTCACCCTCTCGTCGATCCGGATGACCGCGACGCGCCAGAGCGAGATCATCAAGGAACTCGAGGCGCGCGGAATTCCGCTCCAGGAGTCGCTCACCCCGCCCAAAATCATCGACAAATAA
- a CDS encoding UDP-N-acetylmuramoyl-L-alanyl-D-glutamate--2,6-diaminopimelate ligase produces the protein MRMLDKLLQGVEVRSLVGDGTVAVGRLEFDSRKVVPGTLFFATRGTQADGHAYIPAAVAAGAAAVVCEELPAERPAGVTFVQVPDSTVALGQVASAFYGHPSRRLKLVGVTGTNGKTTTATLLYRMFRRLGYKAGLISTVVYCVDDREIPSTHTTPDSIRLNAMMAEMVEAGCDYCFMEVSSHSLVQHRTAGLAFVGGIFSNITHDHLDYHKTFAEYIRAKKLFFDGLPAGAFALTNADDRNGMVMVQNTKATVKTYALQSFADFRCRIVETLLDGMLLNLDGSEVWVKFLGRFNAYNLTSVYATALLLDARRDEVLRILSDLTSVDGRFEPIHSKEGVTAIVDYAHTPDALQNVIGTINEIRKKDQRLYVVVGCGGNRDATKRPEMAKIAVDGSDMAVLTSDNPRLEEPGAIIEQMKSGLEPGARYLAITDRREAIKAAVALARPGDIILVAGKGHETYQDVGGVKHHFDDREEVRAAFGTVF, from the coding sequence ATGCGGATGTTAGATAAATTGTTGCAGGGCGTCGAGGTGCGCTCGCTCGTGGGTGACGGGACCGTCGCGGTCGGCCGCCTCGAGTTCGATTCGAGGAAGGTGGTGCCGGGTACGCTCTTTTTCGCTACGCGGGGCACGCAGGCCGACGGCCATGCCTATATTCCTGCCGCGGTCGCAGCCGGGGCGGCGGCCGTGGTGTGCGAGGAGCTGCCCGCCGAACGGCCCGCCGGGGTGACTTTCGTACAGGTGCCCGATTCGACCGTTGCGCTGGGGCAGGTCGCGTCGGCTTTTTACGGGCATCCGAGCCGCCGGTTGAAGCTGGTGGGCGTGACCGGGACGAACGGCAAAACCACTACCGCGACGCTGCTCTACCGCATGTTCCGCAGGTTGGGCTATAAAGCCGGGCTGATCTCGACCGTGGTCTACTGCGTGGACGACCGCGAGATCCCTTCTACGCATACCACTCCCGACAGCATCCGGCTCAACGCGATGATGGCCGAAATGGTCGAAGCGGGCTGCGACTACTGTTTCATGGAGGTGAGCTCGCACTCGCTGGTGCAGCACCGCACGGCGGGGCTGGCCTTCGTGGGCGGAATCTTCAGCAACATCACGCACGACCACCTCGATTACCACAAGACATTCGCCGAATATATCCGGGCCAAGAAGCTCTTTTTCGACGGACTGCCCGCCGGGGCTTTCGCGCTGACAAACGCCGACGACCGCAACGGAATGGTGATGGTGCAAAATACGAAAGCGACCGTCAAGACCTACGCGCTGCAATCGTTCGCCGACTTCCGGTGCCGCATTGTCGAGACGCTGCTGGACGGTATGCTGCTGAATCTCGACGGCAGCGAGGTGTGGGTTAAATTCCTCGGCCGCTTCAACGCCTATAACCTCACGAGCGTTTATGCGACGGCTCTGCTTTTGGACGCCCGGCGGGACGAAGTGCTGCGTATCCTCAGTGACCTGACCTCGGTGGACGGACGTTTCGAGCCGATCCATTCAAAGGAGGGGGTCACCGCGATCGTCGATTACGCCCATACGCCCGATGCGTTGCAGAACGTGATCGGCACGATCAATGAAATCCGCAAGAAGGACCAGAGATTATACGTGGTCGTGGGGTGCGGCGGTAACCGCGACGCGACCAAGCGACCCGAGATGGCCAAAATCGCCGTCGACGGCAGCGATATGGCCGTACTGACTTCCGACAATCCGCGGCTGGAGGAACCGGGGGCGATTATCGAGCAGATGAAGTCCGGGTTGGAGCCCGGTGCGCGCTACCTGGCGATTACGGACCGCCGCGAGGCGATCAAAGCGGCTGTTGCGCTGGCCCGTCCGGGCGATATTATCCTCGTGGCCGGCAAAGGACACGAAACCTACCAGGACGTCGGCGGCGTGAAGCACCACTTCGACGACCGGGAGGAGGTGCGCGCGGCGTTCGGGACGGTGTTTTGA